The following coding sequences lie in one Danio rerio strain Tuebingen ecotype United States chromosome 3, GRCz12tu, whole genome shotgun sequence genomic window:
- the si:ch1073-443f11.2 gene encoding small integral membrane protein 22, which yields MDKSIQQDFENQFNDVVSRLQSKQMFQSDWDIASFAIFFIFIGMVLLLVILVLIRCCCCCCCDEKPRRQKVGIDNMGMEP from the exons ATGGACAAAAGCATTCAACAGGACTTTGAGAACCAGTTCAATGATGTGGTCTCAAGACTACAATCAAAACAGATGTTTCAGTCAGACTGGGACATTGCCTCATTTGCCATTTTCTTCATCTTCATAG GTATGGTCCTCCTGCTGGTCATCTTGGTCCTCATtcgctgctgttgctgctgctgctgtgatGAGAAG CCAAGACGACAGAAGGTGGGCATCGACAACATGGGAATGGAgccatga